AAGAGACATTGTTTCAATAGCTTCCTCTTTTTTTAATTGTTTTACGACTTCTTTTATTAGAATCCTTAATGTTTGATCATCAATAGTCACATCTTCCTCCTCCTAGCAATTAAAGTTTTTAGCCGCCTATCATACATTGAAAACCTTGTTCTTCTACTACTTTTTTAAGTGCTTCCATTTCTTCCTTTGGAATTTCTTCTATATATTTCATTTCATAGGTCATACCTAAAAGTTCGTATTTGCTTTCTCCAAAATTATGATACGGCAATAAATGAATGGTCTCCACACCCTGTAATGTTTTAACAAAATTGCATATCTCTTTAATTTCTTGTTTGGTTGCATTAAACCCTGGTATGGTTGGGACTCTGACAACTGTTTTTGTAAGCTGAACGATTCTTTGAGCATTTTCTTTGATGCGCTCAATAGATACGCCTGTATATTTTTTACTTTTTTCAGCGTCCATAGACTTTATATCCAGTAATACCAAATCCAAATGGGGTATAACGGATTCAATCACTTCTGGTTTAGCATATCCAGTGGTTTCCATCGCTGTATGCCAACCTTTCGATTGACATTCTTTTAGCAGTTCAATTGCAAAATTCGGTTGGCTTAAAGGTTCACCACCTGAAATGGTAATGCCTCCACCTGATCTTCTATAATGAATCTCATCTTTTTTTAATTCATTTATAACGTCTTCTACTGTTCTTCTTTGTCCTTTTAACATCAAAGCATCTACTGGACAGACCTTAATGCATTTGCCACACCCTATACATTTTTCACTTTCAATGAATCCCTCTTTCTGACCTTTTAATATTCCTTGTTCACATATCCCTATACATCTTCCACAACCAATACATTTTGACGATTGGAAAATCAAAATAGGATTCATTTTTTGCGATTCAGGATTGCAACACCAAAGACAAGATAAAGGACACCCTTTTAAAAAGACAATGGTTCGTATACCTGGTCCATCATGTACTGAAAATCTTTGTGTATCAAATACAATGCCTGTTGTTTTATTATTACTTGAATTCATATGACACAACTCCTTTAACGCTTGGTCCCAATTAGATGGATAGAAAGACGGAATCTCAAAGATTTTATTTGAACTTTTCTTTTGAAATACCGCCTTTTTATCTATCCTTTTCTTTATTTAAATTAAAAACTGAGGGGCTTGAGTGATTATCGAATATGTAATGCTTCTGTCATTACACATCTTCGTTTTCTACAAAAAGACTTTGCTGTTGTTAATCCTTCGCCTGTAGGTCCTGCAATCGTAAAGGTTGTGCAACCTTCTCCTCCTACACCTATACCTGCATATGATGGCGCATTTTTTACAAATATAGTGGTTTGAAGTAATTTTGCCATTTTAGTTAATTTATCTACATTTTTAGAATGCATCATAGCGGTATGACGATTGCCTTTTTCTGCTTCATAAGCAATATCTATGGCTTCATCTACATCCTTTGCTCTGACAATTGGTAAAATAGGCATCATCAATTCCTCTATAACAAATGGATGATCTTTTTCTGTTTCCATAATAATCACTTTAATGTCTGATCCTACTGTAATGCCTAATTCTTTTAATATATGAACCGCACTTTTTCCAACGAAATTGGTTTTTGGACCACCTTTATCATTCATGACAAGCGCCATTAATTTTTGAATATCACTTGGATCATTTAATTCATAAGCACCATTTTCCTTCATATAATGAATTAAGTAATCTGCAATATGATCCACTGCAATAACTTCTTTTTCTGCTATACAAGGCAAGTTATTGTCAAAACTACACCCCTTAACGATATCTATAGCAGCCTTTTCCATATCTACTGTTTCATCCACAACAACTGGCGGATTGCCTGCACCTGCACCAATGGCTTTTTTTCCAGTAGACATAACCATTTTCACAATACCTGGACCACCTGTTGCAACCAATACATTTATTTTAGGATG
This genomic interval from Natranaerovirga hydrolytica contains the following:
- a CDS encoding glycyl-radical enzyme activating protein is translated as MNSSNNKTTGIVFDTQRFSVHDGPGIRTIVFLKGCPLSCLWCCNPESQKMNPILIFQSSKCIGCGRCIGICEQGILKGQKEGFIESEKCIGCGKCIKVCPVDALMLKGQRRTVEDVINELKKDEIHYRRSGGGITISGGEPLSQPNFAIELLKECQSKGWHTAMETTGYAKPEVIESVIPHLDLVLLDIKSMDAEKSKKYTGVSIERIKENAQRIVQLTKTVVRVPTIPGFNATKQEIKEICNFVKTLQGVETIHLLPYHNFGESKYELLGMTYEMKYIEEIPKEEMEALKKVVEEQGFQCMIGG
- a CDS encoding aldehyde dehydrogenase family protein codes for the protein MDINLIEKLVRDVVEEINLDKVVKEGQLTKACFGVFETMDAAVEASYTAQKKLLASPMKKREAYVQVIRDVVLKKENLEMLSKLTVEETGMGNYEHKVIKNRLAAEKTPGTEDLTTHALTGDDGLTLEEYCPFGVVGAVTPTTNPTETIISNGISMIAGGNTVVFSPHPRAKKVSIKLIQMINKALEEVGAPKNLITTVREPSIENTNIMMNHPKINVLVATGGPGIVKMVMSTGKKAIGAGAGNPPVVVDETVDMEKAAIDIVKGCSFDNNLPCIAEKEVIAVDHIADYLIHYMKENGAYELNDPSDIQKLMALVMNDKGGPKTNFVGKSAVHILKELGITVGSDIKVIIMETEKDHPFVIEELMMPILPIVRAKDVDEAIDIAYEAEKGNRHTAMMHSKNVDKLTKMAKLLQTTIFVKNAPSYAGIGVGGEGCTTFTIAGPTGEGLTTAKSFCRKRRCVMTEALHIR